A stretch of DNA from Amylolactobacillus amylophilus DSM 20533 = JCM 1125:
GCTTCCAGATTCCGACATACATCGGTACAAGTCTCTCGGGTCAGCCAAACGTTGGCTCAGACATGGATGGTATCTATGGCGGCGGTAATCCCGAGGTCAATGTGCGCGACTACCAGTGGAAGACCTTCACCCCTATCCAACTCAACATGGATGGTTGGGGAACCAACAGCAAGAATCCTTTCACTTTTGGCAAAAAAGCGACGCAGATCAATCGTGCGTACCTCAAGCTGAAATCACAGATGCTACCATACACCTATTCACTGGCCCATGAAGCACTGACGGGCAAACCAATGATTCGCGCGATGTTCCTCGAATTCCCTCACGAGAAGATTAACTACACCAAACTAGTCCAGTACCAGTACATGTGGGGGCCAAACTTCCTGGTCGCACCCATCTATACGGCTGAACAGAACAATGCCGGCAACTCACTCCGGCACAATGTCTACCTCCCAGATGCACACCAGATGTGGGTTGATTTCTTCACAGGCGAGAAGTACATGGGCGGAACTACGGTGGATAACCTCGTGTATGCCCACTGGCACACTCCGTTATTCGTCAAGGCCGGCGCCATTGTTCCGCTTACGCGCGCCAATAATAATCCAAACGAAATTGACCGTACTAACAGGATTTTCAACTTCTACCCTGCTGGTCGAAGCACTTTCACGTTAATCGATGACGACGGCAAGTCAACGGATTATCTGGAAGGTGCAGTAGCTAAAACCGAGCTAGAAAGCACACTCGTTGGCACAGAGCTGACCATCGACATCCACAAAACCACTGGTAGTTATGATGGTTTCGCCAAGGAACAAAGTACGCTGTTGAATATCCTCTGTGACAGACATCCAGGTGAAGTAACTGTCACATTAAACGGACAAGAGATTGATTTACCGGAGGTAGACAACCGCCTTTCATTTGACCAGGCAGAGATGGGCTACATGTACTGTGCTGAGTTTAGTCCATCTGAATACTTCGACCTTTTCAGCAGCAAAGTTAAGCAACAACACGCGCTACAAATCAAGCTACCACCACTCGATATCACGAAATACGCCCTGTCGGTAGACGTCAAGAATCTCACCTACGGTGCGAAGACAAGCTCCGCCCAGATTATCGATTCGGCCATGCGTGTTCCGCGCAACTTTGCGGTTGACTTAGCACAAACGGGACCAACATCACTGCACTTAGTCTGGCAACAACCTGAGCAAATCGATTCATTCGAAATTTTAGTTAACGGTCAACGCCACGTGAACATTAAAGGTAGTGACTTTACCGTAACGGAACTAGATTTCGACACGGTGTACAGCTTCAAGATTCGCAGCAAGCGATTGAACAAGGTCTCAGAATGGTCGGAACAAATCAAGGGGAAGACGAGTGCCGATCCGCTAACCAACGTAATTAAGGGTATCAAGGCATCTAGCAATGTCTTCGATCAACCAGAACGAGAGATTAAATACTTGGTCGATCAGAACCTAACAACCGAGTGGTCAACCGATCCAGAGACGGCGCTAGCAGACCCAGATAATGGCCAATTTACCGAGCTCACATTCGAGTTTGACCAACAATATCAACTAGATCACTTAGAATATGTACCAAGAACGGTAACGCAGCTTGGTGAACTGGAAGAGATTGCACTCAGCTTTAGTACAGATGGCCAGAACTGGTCCACTTTCGGTGCCCCAATCACATTCAGTGATGACGAAAAGGCTAAGGTTGTGCCACTAAATGGAACAAGGACCAAGGCAATTAAGTTACGTGTGTTGAAGTCGAAGGGTGATTTAGCGGCAGGTCGTGAGCTCTTCTTCTACCACTTATAAAATCAGATTAGATAAAAGAATTATTCTAGATGACTAATATAGCCACCTCCCGAGTTTGGGAAGTGGCTATATTTTTGTTCTGTTAGTTCCACAAGGCGACAAAAAAGTATTTTTAGTTTTCATTAATTTTATCATTGCATTATCATAGTTCAAATAGCATAATCGTATTATGTACAAATTAATCCAATAATATTTCGGTGAAGCTCATCCGATTGTCCTCCCTGAAATTACACAAATTAAGTTTAATATGATTTCTCACCAACAGATTTTAATTTGAATTATTGGAGGACTCTGCCTATAACTAGACATAGCACAGATTTATACACAAAAATAGTACGCCAAAACACTTTTAAAACAAACATTCAAGCTGGACTGACAACAACTCTTGTCGGTCGCAGTCCATATGATTGATCTCTTCTATTTTTTGTGGGACTGGTAGTCGTACTGGTCGATCACTGGTTAGATGACCGGCGGTAACCAGCAAGTTGCCACTAACCCACACGCCTAACCCGTCGCATATAGGCGAAAAAAAATAGCCACTTTCCCGGCATGGAAAGTGGCTATTGTGTCTTATTACTAGATTTTCTTACTTTGTCGCAAGTAAATTATAGCGTATCAAACCTTGAAAATGTCAAACAATGCCTTTCAAACATTCATCTCTCTTTTAATTTTATAGATAGTCATTCTGGAAACTCCAGTTTGTCGATATATTTCGACAATTGGAGTATTTTTTTTCAATAAGCTAACTACTTTTTCATATAATACTCGATACTTTGGATTTTTACTTGTTGCAGAATAAAGTGTGTTACTACCTTGATAGACTCCCCTAGCCTTGGATAGGTCAATTCCCTCACGTTGCCGTGATTTTATTTTTTTTCGCTCTTCTTCAGCTGTATATTTATATATTTCCATGACTAAGTTTGAAAGTAGCGCTTTTAAGTTCTTATCCTGAACACCATCAAAGGTTGGAAGATCAAGGATATTAATTACGGCACCTTTTGATCTAATTTCTTCAATTATAGTAGTTAAATCCTGGGAATTTCTCCCAAGTCTATCTAGACTAGTAACAACAACTTCGTCATCATCGTGAATATACTGCAACATTTCACGTAACTTAGGTCTGCTACGATCTTTACCTGATATCTTCTCTGCAAAAATCTTCTTTATTCCTAAACCTTCAAATTGTTTCAATTGTCGATCTAGGTTTTGATCAGTCGAACTAACTCTTGCATACCCAATTTGCATTTTTAATCCCCTTGCCGTTTGTACAACCCTGATTATACATTAAAATCAAAAATAAAAAAGCAGCTAAAAACCGCTACTTTTATAGTGTAATCTTGAAATCAAGATCAAATAAATATTTTGTCTATTCAGCCACACCCAGATTAGACGACAGTCCTCTAACTTTTATCTATCCGAGTCCTGATTACGTTGCTTTAACCGCTGAAGACGCTTTATTTTATCTCTTTTGGATATCTCTTCAGTTATTCCTAGCTCATCATGAAAATATTTGAGCGTGGTAAATTTAAACTTCGGAGGTAACTTACCACTTCCAACAATTGAGGTATAGTACTCATCAGCAAACCCATTTACTTTATTAATAATCATAGCTTTATTTTTGAGAATAAAGCTTACCTCTTTTGCGTTGACCTTTGGTTTTTTTATAATTAACATATCCAGACTCAGAGATAACTACCATTTTTGTTGTGTCAAGTCCTGGTGCATATCTAGAATCATTTCTCTGCTCCTATGTCAATAAATGGCACATCTTTTTCTAAACACTCGTTCTAATTCTGTCGGAATTAAACCAACTGATCTAATTTGAGGTTCGGATTACCAAGTCCTCAAAATTGGAAAAAGTTGTTTGAAAGGCAAACTCTCTCTTCAACAATGAGTGAAAAGCTTCAATTGGCCCATTATCATAAGGATAACCTTGTTTTGAGTATGAGTGGCTAATCTGATGCCGTTCAAGTAAAGTTTCAACTTCGTTGCTGGTGTACTGTGAACCCATGTCAGAGTGAAAATATTGTGGCTTTTGATGACATTCAAGCGCCTGATTAATCGTTTCTACAACTAACGTCGCCTCCATCTGACGACCAATCTTGAAAGCAAGAACTTGATGAACCTTTGGTTCGTAAATAGAACTGAGATAAACCCAGGTTCCTGGACGTAATTCCAAATAAGTAATGTCAGCACGCCATATCCTTGCATTGGGCTGGTGCTTGATTAAATTGGGGCGTTGTGAATGATCCACATGAGTGCCAGGTTTTTTAAATCGCCGATTCATTAAAGAGTGAATCTCCATTTCCCTCATTAATCGTAAAATTCGTTTTGACCCAACACAGATGCCTGACTTGCGAAGCACCATCGTTATTCGTGGATAACCATAGGCACGATAATTATTTTCCCAAATCATATGATACTCTTTTGAATCAGTCTCAGTATCCATACCTACACTGTCTATGATAAAATCTTTATTCTCATAAAAATTAACGGCATTAATATTATCTACATAGACTGAAAGTGTTAATTTGTCGTTTATTTGTTTTAGGTAATTAATTAATCGGCTACCAACACCTTGGTTTCTGTAGTTCATGTCAACAAATAATCCAGCTATGTAACCATCTAATTCGCCTAAAAAACCGATAGTTGTTTCATTATTCCTATACACAAAAATATTTGCTTCAGGCAACATTTTTTTAATGTGGTAGATTGTAAAATTAAACCGAACACTTGAATAAAAAGCCGCAGCGCCTTTAATGGTAATTGTCTAAAACAACCATAAAGGAACTGCGACTCATGACTAGTTTATCATCTCAAGAACGCACTGTCATTCAAACTTTACTCGAATTGAATTATTCTGTTCGTGCCATTGTGCGCTTTATTAAACGCTCTCCTTCAACCGTTTCGATTGAAATTCATCAAGTTACACCCTATAAAGATGAGATTGCTCATGCGTTGGCATATACCGAAAGAACACAAAATTGAAACAGTTAGCGCCAAAGAATTAGATCAAATTAATCATTGGATCAATGCGAGACCAATGAAAACACTCAACTGGCAATCACCACGAAAGGTTTTTCAGCAGTTTGCAGTGTTCGGTTAATTCTTGCAATCTACCAAATCCATTTGAGATTAATCAAGTATTTTTGATTTAGGAGTCTGGTCTAATGTTTACAACGTAATGCGATGTTTTGTCACAGAAATCTATTGTTAACTATTATCAATAAAACTTTATTAATAAGCTAACATGCTATACTTTGTGAAATGATGTTCATAAAACAAGCTGAATCATTTGATACCAAAACGATGAGCACAAGTGAATAAATCGTGAAAACGCTTGATATTAATTGTAAATTCGTATATAATTTTATTTGTCGGAATGAAAACGATTACAAAGCTTTCATGTTTAGGAGGAAAATAGTAGCATGTCAGACAATAAAATTTCGGCCGGATTAGCGGCATTGAAAGTTATGTCAGGGTGGGGCGTCCACACAATGTATGGGATTCCATCAGGTACTTTGAGTGGTTTAATGAATGCAATGGGTGATCCAGAAAACAAAATCAAATTCTTGCAGGTTAAACACGAAGAAGTCGGTGCTATGGCAGCTGTCATGCAGTGGAAATTTGGTGGTAAATTGGGTGTGGCCGTTGGGTCTGGCGGTCCAGGTGCAACGCATTTAATAAATGGTCTTTATGACGCGGCAATGGATAATATCCCAGTATTGGCTATTTTAGGCTCTAAACCAGTACGCGAGTTAAATATGGATTCGTTTCAAGAATTAAATCAGAATCCAATGTACGATAATATAGCTGTTTATAACCGTCGCGTCGCAACCGCAGAACAGTTGCCTCATCTTGTTGATGACGCCATTCGAACTGCAATTGCCAAACGTGGCGTAGCTGTACTAGAAGTACCGGCTGATTTTGGCTTTACAGAGATCGATGCTGACTCACTGTATTCGACGCCACTGTATTCATCAGGCGTAACTTATAAAGAATATAAGTCCGCACCAGTCGACGAATCAGATATTTCTGCTGCTGTCGATATTCTTAACCAAGCTAAGCGTCCAGTGATTTATGCGGGAATTGGCACGATGGGGCATGGATCAGCAGTTCAAGCATTATCTCGTAAAATGAAAGCGCCAATTATTACAACAGGTAAAAATTTTGAAACATTTGATTGGGATTTTGAAGGTTTCACTGGCTCCACTTTCCGTGTTGGTTGGAAGCCAGCTAACGAAGCTATTCTTGAAGCTGATAGTGTCCTGTTTGTTGGTACAAACTTCCCATTCTCCGAAGTTGAAGGCACTTTCCGAAACGTGAATAAGTTCATACAAATTGACAATAACCCAGCAATGTTGGGTAAGCGTCATCAAAATGACGTCGCTATTCTAGGGGATGCAGGTGAAGCGATTGCCGCCATTTTAGCTAAAGTATCACCCGTAAACGATTCACCATGGTGGCAGGCGAACGTGGCTAACGTCAAAAATTGGCGTGACTATATGAATAAACTTGAGCAAAAAACGGAAGGTGATTTACAGGCCTATCAAGTTTATAATGCTATCAATAAATACGCAGCAGATGATGCTATTTTCTCAATTGATGTCGGTAATGTCACTCAAATGTCCGTACGTCATTTGCACATGACAGACAAGAATATGTGGCGGACATCCCCATTGTTTGCCACAATGGGGATTGGTTTGCCAGGTGGAATTGGTGCCAAAAACACTTATCCGGATCGTCAAGTGTGGAACCTGATGGGAGATGGGGCATTCTCAATGACTTATCCAGATGTTGTTACTAACGTGCGCTATAAGTTGCCCGTCATTAACGTTGTATTTACTAATACAGAATACGGATTTATTAAAAATAAGTATGAAGACACGAATACGTACAATTTTGGTGTTGATTTCACAGATGTTGATTATGCTAAAATTGCCGAAGCGCAAGGTGCTGTTGGCTTGACTGTTAGTCGAATTGAAGATATTGATCAGGTGATGAAAGAAGCGCTTGATTATTACAATCAAGGTCGCGTAGTTGTGGTCGATGCAAAAATCACCAAAGACCGTCCTATTCCTGTTGAAACCCTAAAGTTAGACACTAATTTGTATAGCGAATCGGTTGTTGAGGCCTACAAGGAAAAATATGAAGCACAGGATTTAGTGCCATTCCGTGAGTACTTAGAAGCACAAGGTATGACGTCGAGATATATTAAAGACAATAACGACAATAAGTATAGTTTTTAATCTTAAAAAGTAATTTCGCCCGCGAAGTTGCTTTTTTTAATTGCAAAAATATGCTGTTTAATGCTTTTTTTGATAATCAGATGCAGACTAACTATTTAATGTTTATTTTATTTATATTTTACAATCTACCTATTCAAAAACTACTCGAAAAAGAAGGCGTCTCAGGAGAAAGCATCAACCTCTATATTCAAAAAAACGTAACAAAGATGAATTTGTTTTCGATTAGGAGTGGGTTAGGCATATTTTTGTATATACATATTTCTCATTTCATTTGGCGTTTGCCAGTTATTTGATTGTCTAATTCGTTTGTAGTTGTAGTAATTAACCCAATTTGATATTGCTTGTTCCAAATCTTGCTGAGTTTTATACCGATGATTCAATACAGTTCCCACCTTTAACTGATGAATTAGACTCTCTGTTGGTGCGTTATCACACGGAGATGATTTTCGGGACATACTTTGCTTAACTTTATATTTTTTTAGTGCTGAATGATATTTACCTGATTGGTATTGAGTCCCTTGATCTGAGTGTATAGTTGTCTTATATGGCACATCTTTAACCATTTCTAAGACGGGATTGAGCGACTCTAATACAAACTCGGTATTTGGATGAAGTGAGGTGCTGTAAGACAATATTTCTCCTGAAAAGAAATCGGTAAATAAAGAAATATAAATTCGTTCGTCGGTGGTTTGAGAGCCAAAGCGAGCTTCTGTAACATCAGTTCCAATCTTCTGTAGTGGCCTGTCGGTTGAGAATCTACCCTTGATGTGGTTCTTGCACTCTCCACCTTGACTACCTTCATAGCTGCTATATTTGGCTGTTTTTTTCTTGTATGAATGACTTAGTAAATCATTTTGAAACATAATTCTTAGAACCCTCTTGTGATTAACTGGGAGCTCTTCACGAGTCTCCCTAAGCTTGTTTACTAGCTGTGTTAGAGGTCGATAGCCCATACCCTCAGATTATTTATCAGTAGCCCTGATGGCTTTGATGTCTTCAATAATTGAGTAATCAGAATCAAAGTGTGCTCCATAATTTCGTTTTCGTGCATCAAAGTAACTGCTAGAACTCATTTTGGCAATTTTAAGTAACATGGATAATCTGTATTTGGGCCGCAGTGAATCTATTGCCTTGGCTCTTTCCTGGTTTGATCCATTACGGCCTTCAATTTTTTTAAGTAGGCATTCTCGGCTTCTAAATATTCTAGACGTTTTTTGAGTTCTTTGTTTTCTTCCGAAGGTGTTAACTTCTTCTTTTCAGTCATCGTG
This window harbors:
- a CDS encoding recombinase family protein, encoding MQIGYARVSSTDQNLDRQLKQFEGLGIKKIFAEKISGKDRSRPKLREMLQYIHDDDEVVVTSLDRLGRNSQDLTTIIEEIRSKGAVINILDLPTFDGVQDKNLKALLSNLVMEIYKYTAEEERKKIKSRQREGIDLSKARGVYQGSNTLYSATSKNPKYRVLYEKVVSLLKKNTPIVEIYRQTGVSRMTIYKIKREMNV
- the spxB gene encoding pyruvate oxidase, coding for MSDNKISAGLAALKVMSGWGVHTMYGIPSGTLSGLMNAMGDPENKIKFLQVKHEEVGAMAAVMQWKFGGKLGVAVGSGGPGATHLINGLYDAAMDNIPVLAILGSKPVRELNMDSFQELNQNPMYDNIAVYNRRVATAEQLPHLVDDAIRTAIAKRGVAVLEVPADFGFTEIDADSLYSTPLYSSGVTYKEYKSAPVDESDISAAVDILNQAKRPVIYAGIGTMGHGSAVQALSRKMKAPIITTGKNFETFDWDFEGFTGSTFRVGWKPANEAILEADSVLFVGTNFPFSEVEGTFRNVNKFIQIDNNPAMLGKRHQNDVAILGDAGEAIAAILAKVSPVNDSPWWQANVANVKNWRDYMNKLEQKTEGDLQAYQVYNAINKYAADDAIFSIDVGNVTQMSVRHLHMTDKNMWRTSPLFATMGIGLPGGIGAKNTYPDRQVWNLMGDGAFSMTYPDVVTNVRYKLPVINVVFTNTEYGFIKNKYEDTNTYNFGVDFTDVDYAKIAEAQGAVGLTVSRIEDIDQVMKEALDYYNQGRVVVVDAKITKDRPIPVETLKLDTNLYSESVVEAYKEKYEAQDLVPFREYLEAQGMTSRYIKDNNDNKYSF
- a CDS encoding TIM-barrel domain-containing protein, which encodes MENLSSNSKQPLNTIQKLIRLKKSDTSYDGEFLSGEKLRISWLSEQILRVQITTGELQDYPIPDEPAHTARMTVLPVEGPAEVFKASELLDTAENYRIRFGRYTLIYKKDPAVMALYDEAKSRFILRQVLPVSLTQTTSTEVLHQDTNEFYFGGGTQNGHFSHKGHKIKVANTNVWTDGGVSSPNPFFWSNSGFGLLRNTWRPGLYDFGTNRKNQTGITHKDPTFDNIYLLGDSPAEILKHYYELTGQPILLPKFGFYEAHLNAYNRDIWVQSDSKNAIEFEDGATYEEYLPQKVAADKGIKESLNGEHDNYQFSARAVIDRYQKHDIPLGWFIPNDGYGAGYGQTDTFKGDLNNLEAFANYANKHGVALGLWAQSNLHPVDPANPQKGERDLNAEIKQANLAALKTDVAWVGAGYSFGLNALQDATVAFTTATAGQTRPFSLTVDGWAGTQRYGAVWTGDQIGGEWEYIRFQIPTYIGTSLSGQPNVGSDMDGIYGGGNPEVNVRDYQWKTFTPIQLNMDGWGTNSKNPFTFGKKATQINRAYLKLKSQMLPYTYSLAHEALTGKPMIRAMFLEFPHEKINYTKLVQYQYMWGPNFLVAPIYTAEQNNAGNSLRHNVYLPDAHQMWVDFFTGEKYMGGTTVDNLVYAHWHTPLFVKAGAIVPLTRANNNPNEIDRTNRIFNFYPAGRSTFTLIDDDGKSTDYLEGAVAKTELESTLVGTELTIDIHKTTGSYDGFAKEQSTLLNILCDRHPGEVTVTLNGQEIDLPEVDNRLSFDQAEMGYMYCAEFSPSEYFDLFSSKVKQQHALQIKLPPLDITKYALSVDVKNLTYGAKTSSAQIIDSAMRVPRNFAVDLAQTGPTSLHLVWQQPEQIDSFEILVNGQRHVNIKGSDFTVTELDFDTVYSFKIRSKRLNKVSEWSEQIKGKTSADPLTNVIKGIKASSNVFDQPEREIKYLVDQNLTTEWSTDPETALADPDNGQFTELTFEFDQQYQLDHLEYVPRTVTQLGELEEIALSFSTDGQNWSTFGAPITFSDDEKAKVVPLNGTRTKAIKLRVLKSKGDLAAGRELFFYHL
- a CDS encoding IS3 family transposase is translated as MGYRPLTQLVNKLRETREELPVNHKRVLRIMFQNDLLSHSYKKKTAKYSSYEGSQGGECKNHIKGRFSTDRPLQKIGTDVTEARFGSQTTDERIYISLFTDFFSGEILSYSTSLHPNTEFVLESLNPVLEMVKDVPYKTTIHSDQGTQYQSGKYHSALKKYKVKQSMSRKSSPCDNAPTESLIHQLKVGTVLNHRYKTQQDLEQAISNWVNYYNYKRIRQSNNWQTPNEMRNMYIQKYA